The following DNA comes from Streptomyces sp. NBC_00273.
CGCTGGAACTACCGGATGTCGACACGACACCGCCATGGGCTGAGGAATACCTCGCCCTTGAGCTCAAGGCCATCACGTTGTCCTGGTACGAGGGCCAGCGCGTGCCTGGGCTGCTCCAAACAGAGGGCTACGCCCGGGCCCTCTTCAAGTGCCGTGTCCCGGCACACCCCGAGGAAACCGTTGACGATCTGACCACCCGCCGCATGGCGCGGCAGGAGATCCTGCACCGCAAGACACCACCGACCCTCAGCTTCGTCATCTGGGAGCCTGCCGTCCGCCACCGCATCGGCGGCCGAGAAGTACATGAGGAGCTCCTGCGGCACTTGCTCGCCTGCACAGAACTCCCGGACGTTTCCATTCAGGTGATGCCGCTGGAGCAGTCTGCCCACGCAGCCCTCGACGGCCCCTTCATCCTCCTGGAAACCCCCACCCACCAGCACCTCGGATACTCCGAGAGTCAGCGTGGCAGCAGGCTCATCTCAGACCCGGACGAGGTCAGCATCATGGCTCGCCGATATGCGATGCTGCGGACTCAGGCCCTCAACACCGTGCAGACACAGGGCCTGTTGGACCGCCTGCTAGGAGAGCTATGAGCACCGACCTGAAGTGGTTCAAGTCGAGCTACAGCGGCGGCGACGGCGACGCCTGCGTCGAAATCGCCACCGGCCCCACGGCCATCCACGTCCGGGACTCGAAGGTCCAGGACGGCCCCGTCCTGGACCTCGCCCCGGCGAGCTGGGCGCAGCTGACCGGCTGGGTCAGCCGGTAGCGGTCACTCCGACCGCTCGGCGACCAGCGGGGCGAGGCCGTCCAGGATGCGGTCCAGGCCGAAGCGGAACTGGAAGTCCGGCTCGCCGGAGCCGGTGAAGGCGTCGGAGTCCAGTAGCCGCGTCACGGCCGGGTGGTTGTCCGGGCCGGCGAGCAGCCGCAGCGTGCGGACGTACTGGGCCAGGGCCTGCTCCGGGGTCGTGCCCGACTTCACGATGGCGTCGATCATGTCCGCGGCCATGGTGGCCTCGTTCCGCACCAGGCCGCCGATCAGGATGATCGTGGAGAGCTTCTCGCCCTCCTTCAGGCCCGTACCGGCCATCGCTGCGAGCCCCCGGTCCATCCAGGCCAGCTGGTTCGGGGTCGCGGGCGGGGCCGTGATCGGGATGCGCAGGATCCAGGAGTTGGCCATCAGGACCGCCCGCTGCGCGTACGCCCAGTTCGTGAGCAGCTCGCGCCATCCCCACCCCTCCGCCTCCGGCGGCAACGGCGGTGGGGTGCCGACCCCCGCGTCCGACATGAGGACGTAGAGCTCCTCCTTGGCGGCGACGTACCGGTAGAGGGACATCGTCGAGACGCTCAGCTCCTTGGCCACCCGGCCCATGGAGACGGCGTCCATGCCCTCACCCGCGGCCAGCGTCACGGCCGCCTCCACGATCTTCGGCAGGGTGAGCGTGGGGCGCGGCCCCTTGCCGGGGCGTTCGCGTAGGCCCCAGGCCATCTCCAGGCTGGCCGGGAGCCCGGTCCCGCTGTCCTCGTCGTCCTCGTCCGCCATGACCGCCCACTCCTCGATTGACCCCCATCCTAGTTCTGTGTATTACTTACACAGAAGAGCGTAAGGCATACGCAGAAGCTTGGAAGGGAGCACCGTCCCTCATGACCACGCACGCCTCCGGCGACCTCGGCATCCACGCCACCGGCCTCACCAAGTCCTACGGCGACCTCCGTGTCCTCGACGGCATCGACCTCGCCGTCCCGCGCGGCAGCGTCCTCGCCCTCCTCGGCCCCAACGGCGCCGGCAAGACCACCACCGTCCGGATCCTCGCCACCCTCACCGCCGCCGACTCCGGCACCGTGCGCATCGCCGGGCGCGACACCGTCACCGAACGCTCCCGGGTCCGCGAACTCATCTCCCTCACCGGCCAGTTCGCCGCCATTGACGAACTCCAGACCGGCACCGAGACCCTTCGCATGATGGGCCGCCTGGCCGGACTCTCCCCGCGCGCCGCCCGCACCCGCGCCGACGAACTCCTCGCCCGATTCGGACTCACCGAAGCGGCCGGCCGCACCGCGAAGACGTACTCCGGCGGCATGCGCCGCCGCCTCGACCTCGCCGCGAGCCTGGTCTCCCGGCCTGAAGTGATCTTCCTCGACGAGCCGACCACCGGGCTCGACCCGCGCAGCCGCCAGGACCTGTGGGAGCTCGTACGGGAACTGCGCGCCGACGGCACGACCGTGCTGCTCACCACCCAGTACCTGGAGGAGGCGGACCAGCTCGCCGACCGCGTCGCCGTTCTGGCCGACGGACGGATCGCCGCCGAGGGCACCCCCGCTGAGCTCAAGTCCCGTGTCGCGGGCCACCGACTGGACCTCACGCTCGCCACCCGGGCCGCCTACGAGGCGCTGGCCCCGCGCGCGGTGCACCGCGCCCCGGAAGAGCTCACGCTGGGTCTGGCCACCGACGGCACCGCCGCCCACGTCCGGACCCTGCTCGACGAACTCGATCCGGACCGCACCGACATCGACCGCTTCGCCCTGCGCAGCGCCACTCTCGACGACGTATTCCTCGCCCTGACGGGAGCCGACCGATGACCGCCATGCCCGTGAGCGCCTGCACCCTGGCCGGCCGCAACCTCCGCATCAGCAGCCGGCGGCCCGACGCGCTGATCGCCGCCCTGATGCTGCCCGTCATGCTGATGCTGATCTTCGTCTACTTCTTCGGCGGGGCCATCGACACCGGCACGGCGTACGTCACGTACGTGGTGCCCGGCGCCATGCTGCTCTGCGCGGGCTTCGGGGCGGCCTCCACCGCCGTCAGCGTCTGCGAGGACATGAGGGACGGCGTCATCGACCGCTTCCGCTCCCTCGATGTCGGCAGCATCCCGATCCTCGCCGGGCACGTCGCGGCGTCGGTGGTGCGCAACCTTGTCTCCACCACCCTGGTCCTCGCCGTCGCCGTCGCGATCGGCTTCCGGCCCCAGGCGGGCCCGGCCGCCGTCCTCGCCGCGGCCGGCCTGCTGTTGACGTACATCACGGCGATCTCGTGGCTGGCCGCCGCGCTCGGGCTGCTCGCCAAGTCCCCTGAGGCGGCAGGCGGTTTCACCTTCCTGATGATGTTCCTGCCGTACCCGTCCAGCGCCTTCGTCCCCATCGAGACCATGCCCGGCTGGCTCCACGGCTTCGCCGACCACCAGCCGCTGACCCCGGTGATCGAATCCCTGCGCGCACTGCTCCTGGCGCAGCCCGCAGGAAATGCCCCCTGGGTGGCCCTGACCTGGTGCGCGGGCATCACGGCCGTGGCCATGGCCCTGGCGGCGGTCCTGTTCCGCAGCAGGACCCGCTGAGGGGCCCCTGTTCGGAGCCCCTCAGCGGGCCTGTGAGCCTGCCGCTCAGCTCACTGATTGAGCGGGTAGGAAGTACGGCCCGTTGCCTCGTCGATCTCCGAGTGGGCCTTCTGCAACATCTGCGACGCGAGATCCATGAGCGCGCGAGCGCCCGCGATCTCTTCCCCGACCCTCAACTGCTCCGGGTCGGAGGGGTGACGCAAGGCATAGCCTCGCGCCTTGATCTCGGAGCCGTCCCCGAGCCTGACCAGGGCCGCCGCACTGGTGCGGTGGCCCTCCTCGGTGAATTCGAGCTCCACATGCCAACCGACGAGCGTGGCCATGGTGCATCACCTCCAGGGGGTCACCTATCCCTCCAGGGTGCGCCTGACGGGAGAGGATCGCGAGCGGGCCGTGACGGGGAGGCGGGAGCCGCCGATGACCTACGGCTCCTGCAGCACCGCGCCGGCGCCCAGCACCACCCCGGCGTCGGTCAGCGGGACTCGCGCAGCCAGCCCGCGACCTCGGTCGCCCAGTAGGTGAGGATCGTGTCGGCACCCGCACGCTTGATGCCCAGCAGGCTCTCCAGGATGGCGCGGTCGCGCTCGATCCAACCCTTCTCCGCGGCCGCCTCGATCATCGCGAACTCGCCGCTGATCTGGTACGCCGCCACCGGAACGTCCACCGCCTGCGCGACCCGGTACAGGATGTCGAGGTAGGGGCCGGCCGGCTTGACCATCACCATGTCCGCGCCCTCCTCCAGGTCGAGGGCCAGCTCCCGCAAGGACTCCCGCGCGTTCGCCGGGTCCTGCTGGTACGTCTTGCGGTCGCCCTGCAGCGAGGAGCCGACGGCCTCGCGGAAGGGACCGTAGAAGGCGGACGAGTACTTCGCCGTGTACGCGAGGATCGAGACGTCCTCGTGCCCGGTCTCGTCCAGCGCGTCACGGATGACGCCGACCTGTCCGTCCATCATCCCGCTCGGCCCGACCATGTGGACGCCCGCGTCCGCCTGGACCTGCGCCATCTCGGCGTAGCGCTCCAGCGTCGCGTCGTTGTCGACGCGCCCGTGCTCGTCCAGCACGCCGCAGTGGCCGTGGTCGGTGTACTCGTCCAGGCACAGGTCCGACATGATCACCAGGTCGTCCCCGACCTCGGCCTTCACATCGCGGATCGCGACCTGGAGGATCCCGTCCGGCTCGGTGCCCGCCGTGCCCAGCGCGTCCTTGTTCTCGTCGGCCGGGACACCGAACAGCATGATCCCGGAGACCCCCGCCTCGACCGCCTCCACGGCGGCCTTCCGCAGCGTGTCCCGCGTGTGCTGCACGACGCCCGGCATCGCGGAGATCGCCAGGGGCTCGCTGATGCCCTCCCGGACGAACGCCGGGAGGATCAGGTCCGAGGGGTGCAGCCGGTTCTCCGCGACCATCCGCCGCATCGCCGGGGTGGTGCGCAGCCGGCGGGGCCGCGAACCGGGGAAGGATCCGTACGCGCTCATGTTCCAGTCGCCTCTTCGAGCATCGACAGCAGTCCGGACAAGGGTAGGGCCCGGACCCCCCGCTCCCGGGCCCCGCCCGGCTCCGGGCCGACCGTCGGTCAGTGCGAGACCTCGACCGACAGGTACGGCGCCAGCGCCCGCAGGAAGTCCGGCGCGTCGAACATCGCCGCGGCCGAGGCCACGCCCGTCGTCCGGGTGCGCCCGGACAGGACGCGCTCGACGGCCTCCACCGCCAGGGGCGCGGTGACCGCGTAGATGTCCTGGCCGTGGGCGGTGGCGCGGCGTTCGGCGCCGCCCGCGCGGACCAGGACGTCGACGACGAAGGTCTGGTCCGACCGGCCGAGGTCGTCGACCGCCTCCGGCGCCGGCGTGTCCGCCCCGGCCAGGTCCCGGGCGGCCTCCACCGCCATGTACGTACGCACTTCGGGCACGGCCACGTGGCTGGGCACGGTGACGACATCGGCCATGGTGAACTCCGCGATCACCGCCCGCCGGCCGAACGGCTCGGGGAAGACCCAGTCCTGCTGCGTCAGCTGGTCGTCGTGGTACCGCAGGGCGCCGTCCGCGAACCGCACCCGGCGGCCCGCGCGGCGCTCGTGGGACACCTCTCCGGCCTTCCTGGTGCCCGCCGTGGGCCGCCAGCTGCTCAGCCCGTACGCGACGTGCACCTCGTCCGCCGCGGTCCACTCGCGCATCGCCGCGCCGACCAGCAGGTCGCCCAGGCCCCCGTAGAAGGCCATGGCCGGCACCACGGGCACCTCCGCCGTGCGGGCCGCTTCCGTGTGGTCGGCGAACATCGCCGCGTTCGCCTCGATCTCCGCCGCGACGTCGACGTAGGGGATCCCCGCGCGCAGGGCCGCCTCGACGACCGGGCCGCCCGTCACCGCGAACGGTCCGGCGGCGTTGATGACGGCCGCGGCTCCGGCGAGGGCGCGGTCGAGGGAGGCCGGGTCGTTCACGGCGGCCGGGCGGACGAGGACGTCCGCGCCCCCGGCCGCCAGCGCCTCCAGCCGGGCTTCGTCACGGCCGGAGACGATGGTGGCGATGCCGCGCCTGCGCAGCTCGGCGACGATGAAACGACCGGTGTGTCCCGTCGCCCCGTAGACCACCACCGCGCCCGCCGTACCCGCTCCGCGGCCCGTGCTGCCCACCGTGCTCATCGATCTCCCCGTCCTCGTCGTCCTCGTCGTCCTGGTGAGCCCAGTCTCCGGGTGGGCCGTGCCCGAACGTGATGGTCCGGAACGACATCGCCCGTACACTTTCGGACATGCCCACTGTCGCCCTGGCGGCCGCCGGTCACATGCTGCACTTCGAGCTGGCGGTGGCCTACGAGATCTTCGGCAACCCCCCGCTCGACGCCCCGCAGGGTTGGTACGACGTACTGCTCTGCGGCCCCGGCCCCGTGCGCGTCGGCCCGTTCACCGTCGAGCCCGAGCACGGGCTGGAGCGCCTGGTGCGGGCCGACACCGTGATCGTGCCCGCCTGCGCCGACGTGGACGAGCCGCCGCCGTCCGAACTGGTCGAGGCCGTACGCGCGGCCCACGCGGCCGGCGCGCGCGTCGCTTCCCTGTGCACCGGAGCCTTCGTACTCGGCGCCGCGGGCCTGCTGGACGGGCGGCGGGCCACCACCCACTGGGCGCACGCCGCGGAGCTGAGCGCACGCCATCCGCGGGCCGAGGTCGACGCCGACGTCCTCTACACCGACAACGGCAGCGTGCTCACGGCCGCGGGCAAGGCCGCCGCCGTGGACCTGTGCCTGCACCTGGTCCACCTCGACCACGGCGCCGCCGTCGCCAACTCCATCGCCCGCCGCCTCGTGATGGCGCCGCACCGGCCCGGCGGTCAGGCCCAGTTCGTCTCCACCCCGGTCCAGGTGTCGGGCGGCGACCACCAGCTCGCCGACCTGCTCGCTTGGGCCCAGCAGCGCCTCGACCGGCCGCTTACCGTCACCGACATGGCGCGCCGGGCCAGTACGAGCCCGCGCCACCTGGGACGGCAGTTCCGGGCGGTCACCGGCCAGACCCCGCTGCAATGGCTGCTGACCCAGCGCGTACGCCGCGCACAGGAGTTGTTGGAGGCCACCGACGAGACCGTCGAGGCGGTCGCCGCCGCCTCCGGCATGGGTACGGCGACCACGCTGCGCCGCCAGTTCAAACGGGTCGTCGGCATCCCGCCCGACACCTACCGCCGCACGTTCCGCAGCGCGAACCCCACCTGACGGCGGGGCGGCACCACGCGATCACCCGGGCCGGAACGACGAAGGGGCCCGGGTGCGGCATTCCTCCGCACCCGGGCCCCTCACCCGTTCCGTCGGCCGGGATCCGTCCGGCCCTCGTCCGCTCAGGTCGTACGACGCCGCCGTGCCCCCGGGCGTCGCTCGCTCGGCCGGAACACCGTCTCGCCGGCCTCCTTGGCCGCCTCGCGGCGCGCTGCACCGTACTCGGCGAGGGCCTCCGCCAGCTTCGACACCGACGGCTCCGGGGACAGCACGTCCACGCGCAGCCCGTGCTCCTCCGCCGTCTTGGCCGTCGCCGGCCCGATACAGGCGATGACGGTCACGTTGTGCGGCTTCCCGGCGATGCCGACCAGGTTGCGGACCGTGGACGAGGACGTGAAGAGAACGGCGTCGAAGCCGCCGCCCTTGATCGCCTCGCGCGTGTCCGCCGGCGGCGGCGACGCGCGCACCGTCCGGTAGGCGGTGACGTCGTCGACCTCCCACCCGAGCTCGATCAGCCCGGCGACCAGCGTCTCGGTCGCGATGTCGGCCCGCGGCAGGAACACCCGGTCGATCGGGTCGAAGACCGGGTCGTACGGCGGCCAGTCCTCCAGCAGTCCGGCCGCGGACTGCTCACCGCTGGGCACCAGGTCCGGCTTCACGCCGAACTCCACGAGGGCTGCGGCGGTCTGCTCGCCCACCGCGGCGACCTTGATGCCCGCGAAGGCGCGCGCGTCGAGGCCGTACTCCTCGAACTTCTCTCGGACGGCCTTCACGGCGTTGACCGAGGTGAAGGCGATCCACTCGTAGCGGCCCGTCACCAGGCCCTTGACCGCGCGCTCCATCTGCTGCGGGGTGCGCGGCGGTTCCACGGCGATGGTCGGCACCTCGTGGGGCACCGCGCCGTACGAACGCAGTTGGTCGGAGAGCGAAGCGGCCTGCTCCTTGGTGCGCGGTACGAGGACCCGCCAGCCGAACAGCGGCTTCGACTCGAACCAGGACAGGTCCTCGCGCCGCGCGGCGGCGCTGTGCTCACCGACCACGGCTATGACGGGCCGGGCGCCCTCGGGCGAGGGGAGCACCTTGCCCTGCTTGAACACCTGGGCGATGGTGCCCAGCGTCGCGCACCAGGTCCGCTGCCGCGTGGTGGTACCGGCGACGGTCACGGTCAGCGGGGTGTCGGGCTTGCGTCCGGCGCTCACCAGCTCGGCGGCGGCCGCCGGGACGGTCTCCAGCGTTGCGGACACGACGAGGATGCCGTCGCTCGCGCCGACCTCGCTCCAGCAGCGCGCCGAGGCGGTCTTCGCGTCGACGAACCGCACGTCCGCGCCCTGCTTGTCGCGCAGCGGGACACCGGCGTACGCGGGAACGCCCACTGCGGTCGCGACACCGGGCACCACCTCGAAGGGGATGCCGGCGGTGGCGCAGACGAGCATTTCCTCGGCGGCGTTGCCGTCGAGCCCGGGGTCGCCCGTGACGGCACGCACGACCCGCCTGCCGGAGCGTGCGGCCTCCATGACAAGATTGGCCGCGTCCCGGATCACCGGGACCCCGGCGGCTGCTGACGCTTCATCAGCGATCGTCAGCTGCGGCGTGTCGACGTTCGCCCGCGCATGAGTCCGCACGACCTCGAGCACTTCGGGCTCCGCGATCAGTACGTCCGCGGCGGCGAGCGCCTCGACGGCGCGCAACGTCAGCAGACCCGGGTCGCCCGGGCCGGCACCGAGGAAGGTGACGCGTCCGTGGGCGGCGACGGCCGGATAGGCGGAGGTGGTCGGAATTGAGGGGTTCAAAGCGATCGCTCCCCCATCAGACCGGCCGCGCCCTTGGCCAGCATCTCGTCCGCGAGTTCGCGGCCGAGCGCCATGGCCTCGTCGTACGACTGGGGCACGGGACCGGTGGTGGACAGCTGCACCAGCGTCGTGCCGTCGAGGGTTCCGACGACGCCGCGCAGGCGCATTTCATTGACAATCTCCCCGTCCGCCAGAAGGTCGGCGAACGCGCCCACGGGTGCGCTGCAGCCTGCCTCCAGGGCGGCGAGCAGGGAACGCTCGGCAGTCACGGCGGCCCGGGTGTGCGGGTCGTCGAGTTGGCCGAGCGCGGCGACGAGGTCCGTGTCGGACGCGAGGCACTCCACGGCCAGGGCGCCCTGGCCGGGAGCCGGCAGGACGCTGTCGACGGACAGCAGGTCGGTCGCTTCCCCGCCGCGGCCGATCCGGTTCAGGCCGGCGGCGGCCAGGACGACGGCGTCGAGCTCACCGTCGTGGACGAAGCCGATGCGGGTGTCGACGTTGCCGCGGATGGGCACCGTCTCGATCCGCTTGCCGAGCGACAGCGCCAGGTGGTTGAGCTGGGCGGTGCGCCGGGTCGAGCCGGTGCCGATCCGGGCGCCGTCGGGCAGCTGCTCGAAGGTCAGACCGTCCCGGGCGACGAGCGCGTCCCGCGGGTCCTCGCGGCGCGGCATGGCCGCGATCACGAGGTCGTCGGGCTGCGCGGTCGGCAGGTCCTTCAGCGAGTGCACGGCGAAGTCGACCTCGCCGCGCAGCAGCGCGTCGCGCAGGGCCGTGACGAAGACGCCCGTCCCGCCGATCTGCGAGAGGTGCTCGCGCGAGACGTCGCCGTAGGTCGTGATCTCCACGAGCTCGACGGCCCGGCCGGTGACGGCCCGTACCGCGTCGGCGACGTGCCCCGACTGGGACATGGCCAGCTTGCTCCGCCGCGTACCGAGCCGCAGCGGCTGGTCGGGACGTGTGTTCATGATGCCCGTCCTGGGTCGTCGTCGTTCATCGGATCGGCCGCGTCCGCCCGGCTGACGGAAGCAACCGTCTGAGGGTCGAGGTCGAAGAGTTCGCGCAGTGCGTCCGCGTACCCGGCGCCGCCGGGCTCGCTCGCCAGCTGCTTGACGCGCACGGTCGGCGCGTGGAGGAGCTTGTCCACGACGCGGCGCACGGTCTGGGTGACCTCGGCGCGCTGCCGTTCGTCGAGGTCGGGCACGCGCCCGTCGAGCCGCGCCACTTCCATGGCCACGACCTCGGCCGCCATGGCGCGCAGGGCGACGACGGTGGGCGTGATGTGGGCGGCCCGCTGTGCCGCCCCGAAGGCCGCCACTTCCTGGGCGACTATCCCGCGTACGGCGTCGACGTCGGCCGCCATCGGGGCGTCGGCGGACGCTTCCGCGAGCGACTCGATGTCCACGAGGCGGACGCCCGGGATCCGGTGCACGGCCGCGTCGATGTCCCTGGGCATGGCCAGGTCGAGCAGCGCGAGCCGGACGGTGGTCGCGTGGGCCTGCGTACGGGTGCTCCTGCGGGGCTGCCGCTGTGCGGCGGCCTCGCCCTGGTCGGCCCAGGTCCCGTGCAGTTCGAGGGAGTTGGCGTCGACCCCGGTCAGCGCGGAGCGCCCGTCCGGCCCGACGGGGCACCCGTCGGCTTCGACGGCCCCGGAGATGGTCCGCACGGCCCCGGCGTCGGCGATCCGGCCGTGCGTCTGCGCGGCAGCGGCCAGCCGTGCCACGACGTCGGCCATGTCGGGCCCCGCCGAATCCAGCCCCGCCAGGGGGGCCCTCCCAGCGGTAGCCGGGGGAGATTGAGGCGCGGGGGTCCGGGGGCGGAGCCCCTGGGAGGCCTGGGGCGCAGCCCCGGCCTCTCCCTGCTCGGCCGGCGCGAGCCCACCGGCGCCCCAGGAGACGGCGGCGAGCACGTCGTCGGCGCTCAGCACGAGCCCCGTCGCACCGGTGCACGAGACGACCACGTCGACTCGTGTCAGCTCATCGGCGACCCGAGCCATCGGCACGGCCACCGCCGAGACCCCGGTGCCCGAGGCAACCAGAATCTCCGCGAGCCGCTCCGCCCGGTCGGCGGTCCGGTTCGCCACGACGATCTCGGCGACTCCGACGCGCGCCAGCGTCGCCGCGGCCAGCGAGGACATCGACCCGGCGCCGATGACCAGCGCCCGCTTGCCGGCGGCCCACTCGCCCACCGGCACGTTCACGGCGAGCTGTTCCAGCCCGAAGGTCACCAGCGACTGCCCGGCCCGGTCGATCCCGGTCTCGGAGTGCGCCCGCTTGCCGACCCGCAGCGCCTGCTGGAAGAGGTCGTTGATCAGCCGCCCGGCGGTGTGGAGCTCCTGCCCCAGCGCCAGCGCGTCCTTGATCTGGCCGAGGATCTGTCCCTCGCCCACGACCATCGAGTCCAGCCCGCACGCCACCGAGAACAGGTGGTGCACCGCCCGGTCCTCGTAGTGCACGTACAGGTACGGGGTGAGCTCTTCCAGCCCGACCCCGCTGTGCTGTGCGAGCAGGGTGGACAGCTCGGCGACGCCGGCGTGGAACTTGTCCACGTCCGCGTACAGCTCGATCCGGTTGCAGGTGGCCAGTACGGTCGCCTCGGTCGCCGGTTCGGCGGCGAGGGTGTCGTGCAGCAGCTTCACCTTGGCGTCCGCGGACAGCGAGGCCCGCTCCAGGACGCTCACGGGTGCGCTGCGGTGGCTCAGCCCTACGACGAGCAGGCTCATGCCGGCATCACCGCCGGCACGTCGCCCTCGGGCCCGCCCTTGCGCTGCTCGGCGGCGGTCCGCCCGGCCGGCGGCACCACGGCCGCGGCGGGTGCGGCGCCGCCCACGGAGGAGCTGCCGGCGGCAGCGGCGGCCGCTTCCTCGCCGGCCTTGCGCTGCTCGTGGAAGGCGAGGATCTGGAGCTCGATGGAGAGGTCGACCTTGCGCACGTCCACGCCGTCGGGCACGGACAGCACGGTGGGCGCGAAGTTCAGGATGGACGTCACGCCCGCCGCGATCAGCCGCTCGCTGACCTGCTGCGCCGCGCCCGCGGGGGTCGCGATCACGCCGATCGAGACGCCGTTCTCCGAGATGATCTTCTCCAGATCATCGGTGTGCTGCACGGACATGCCGGCGACCGGCTTGCCGGCCATCGCCGGGTCGGCGTCGATGAGGGCCGCGACGCGGAAGCCGCGCGCGGAGAAGCCGCCGTAGTTGGCGAGG
Coding sequences within:
- a CDS encoding DUF397 domain-containing protein — translated: MSTDLKWFKSSYSGGDGDACVEIATGPTAIHVRDSKVQDGPVLDLAPASWAQLTGWVSR
- a CDS encoding bifunctional uroporphyrinogen-III C-methyltransferase/uroporphyrinogen-III synthase, with the translated sequence MNPSIPTTSAYPAVAAHGRVTFLGAGPGDPGLLTLRAVEALAAADVLIAEPEVLEVVRTHARANVDTPQLTIADEASAAAGVPVIRDAANLVMEAARSGRRVVRAVTGDPGLDGNAAEEMLVCATAGIPFEVVPGVATAVGVPAYAGVPLRDKQGADVRFVDAKTASARCWSEVGASDGILVVSATLETVPAAAAELVSAGRKPDTPLTVTVAGTTTRQRTWCATLGTIAQVFKQGKVLPSPEGARPVIAVVGEHSAAARREDLSWFESKPLFGWRVLVPRTKEQAASLSDQLRSYGAVPHEVPTIAVEPPRTPQQMERAVKGLVTGRYEWIAFTSVNAVKAVREKFEEYGLDARAFAGIKVAAVGEQTAAALVEFGVKPDLVPSGEQSAAGLLEDWPPYDPVFDPIDRVFLPRADIATETLVAGLIELGWEVDDVTAYRTVRASPPPADTREAIKGGGFDAVLFTSSSTVRNLVGIAGKPHNVTVIACIGPATAKTAEEHGLRVDVLSPEPSVSKLAEALAEYGAARREAAKEAGETVFRPSERRPGARRRRTT
- a CDS encoding GlxA family transcriptional regulator, which gives rise to MPTVALAAAGHMLHFELAVAYEIFGNPPLDAPQGWYDVLLCGPGPVRVGPFTVEPEHGLERLVRADTVIVPACADVDEPPPSELVEAVRAAHAAGARVASLCTGAFVLGAAGLLDGRRATTHWAHAAELSARHPRAEVDADVLYTDNGSVLTAAGKAAAVDLCLHLVHLDHGAAVANSIARRLVMAPHRPGGQAQFVSTPVQVSGGDHQLADLLAWAQQRLDRPLTVTDMARRASTSPRHLGRQFRAVTGQTPLQWLLTQRVRRAQELLEATDETVEAVAAASGMGTATTLRRQFKRVVGIPPDTYRRTFRSANPT
- the hemB gene encoding porphobilinogen synthase — protein: MSAYGSFPGSRPRRLRTTPAMRRMVAENRLHPSDLILPAFVREGISEPLAISAMPGVVQHTRDTLRKAAVEAVEAGVSGIMLFGVPADENKDALGTAGTEPDGILQVAIRDVKAEVGDDLVIMSDLCLDEYTDHGHCGVLDEHGRVDNDATLERYAEMAQVQADAGVHMVGPSGMMDGQVGVIRDALDETGHEDVSILAYTAKYSSAFYGPFREAVGSSLQGDRKTYQQDPANARESLRELALDLEEGADMVMVKPAGPYLDILYRVAQAVDVPVAAYQISGEFAMIEAAAEKGWIERDRAILESLLGIKRAGADTILTYWATEVAGWLRESR
- the hemC gene encoding hydroxymethylbilane synthase; translated protein: MNTRPDQPLRLGTRRSKLAMSQSGHVADAVRAVTGRAVELVEITTYGDVSREHLSQIGGTGVFVTALRDALLRGEVDFAVHSLKDLPTAQPDDLVIAAMPRREDPRDALVARDGLTFEQLPDGARIGTGSTRRTAQLNHLALSLGKRIETVPIRGNVDTRIGFVHDGELDAVVLAAAGLNRIGRGGEATDLLSVDSVLPAPGQGALAVECLASDTDLVAALGQLDDPHTRAAVTAERSLLAALEAGCSAPVGAFADLLADGEIVNEMRLRGVVGTLDGTTLVQLSTTGPVPQSYDEAMALGRELADEMLAKGAAGLMGERSL
- a CDS encoding ABC transporter permease, encoding MPVSACTLAGRNLRISSRRPDALIAALMLPVMLMLIFVYFFGGAIDTGTAYVTYVVPGAMLLCAGFGAASTAVSVCEDMRDGVIDRFRSLDVGSIPILAGHVAASVVRNLVSTTLVLAVAVAIGFRPQAGPAAVLAAAGLLLTYITAISWLAAALGLLAKSPEAAGGFTFLMMFLPYPSSAFVPIETMPGWLHGFADHQPLTPVIESLRALLLAQPAGNAPWVALTWCAGITAVAMALAAVLFRSRTR
- a CDS encoding TetR/AcrR family transcriptional regulator → MADEDDEDSGTGLPASLEMAWGLRERPGKGPRPTLTLPKIVEAAVTLAAGEGMDAVSMGRVAKELSVSTMSLYRYVAAKEELYVLMSDAGVGTPPPLPPEAEGWGWRELLTNWAYAQRAVLMANSWILRIPITAPPATPNQLAWMDRGLAAMAGTGLKEGEKLSTIILIGGLVRNEATMAADMIDAIVKSGTTPEQALAQYVRTLRLLAGPDNHPAVTRLLDSDAFTGSGEPDFQFRFGLDRILDGLAPLVAERSE
- a CDS encoding helix-turn-helix domain-containing protein → MKMVGAMVAAARIAKNLTQKQLGELVRLDAETIASIEQGRRALMPNVAELMDFHLGLPGLLTVAALELPDVDTTPPWAEEYLALELKAITLSWYEGQRVPGLLQTEGYARALFKCRVPAHPEETVDDLTTRRMARQEILHRKTPPTLSFVIWEPAVRHRIGGREVHEELLRHLLACTELPDVSIQVMPLEQSAHAALDGPFILLETPTHQHLGYSESQRGSRLISDPDEVSIMARRYAMLRTQALNTVQTQGLLDRLLGEL
- a CDS encoding saccharopine dehydrogenase family protein; its protein translation is MSTVGSTGRGAGTAGAVVVYGATGHTGRFIVAELRRRGIATIVSGRDEARLEALAAGGADVLVRPAAVNDPASLDRALAGAAAVINAAGPFAVTGGPVVEAALRAGIPYVDVAAEIEANAAMFADHTEAARTAEVPVVPAMAFYGGLGDLLVGAAMREWTAADEVHVAYGLSSWRPTAGTRKAGEVSHERRAGRRVRFADGALRYHDDQLTQQDWVFPEPFGRRAVIAEFTMADVVTVPSHVAVPEVRTYMAVEAARDLAGADTPAPEAVDDLGRSDQTFVVDVLVRAGGAERRATAHGQDIYAVTAPLAVEAVERVLSGRTRTTGVASAAAMFDAPDFLRALAPYLSVEVSH
- a CDS encoding ABC transporter ATP-binding protein encodes the protein MTTHASGDLGIHATGLTKSYGDLRVLDGIDLAVPRGSVLALLGPNGAGKTTTVRILATLTAADSGTVRIAGRDTVTERSRVRELISLTGQFAAIDELQTGTETLRMMGRLAGLSPRAARTRADELLARFGLTEAAGRTAKTYSGGMRRRLDLAASLVSRPEVIFLDEPTTGLDPRSRQDLWELVRELRADGTTVLLTTQYLEEADQLADRVAVLADGRIAAEGTPAELKSRVAGHRLDLTLATRAAYEALAPRAVHRAPEELTLGLATDGTAAHVRTLLDELDPDRTDIDRFALRSATLDDVFLALTGADR
- a CDS encoding DUF1876 domain-containing protein; the encoded protein is MATLVGWHVELEFTEEGHRTSAAALVRLGDGSEIKARGYALRHPSDPEQLRVGEEIAGARALMDLASQMLQKAHSEIDEATGRTSYPLNQ